In the genome of Streptomyces collinus, one region contains:
- a CDS encoding DUF4396 domain-containing protein: MDHTAHEPGKHAHGTASWGTAVKATLHCLTGCAIGEILGMVIGTSLGWANVPTMVLAIGLAFLFGYSFTLFAVLRSGVGLKTAIRIALAADTVSIAVMELVDNAIIALTPGAMDAHLSDGLFWSALLGGFAVAFLITTPVNKWMIGRGRGHAVVHAHH; the protein is encoded by the coding sequence ATGGACCACACCGCTCATGAACCCGGAAAGCATGCGCACGGGACCGCGTCCTGGGGAACCGCCGTCAAGGCGACCCTGCACTGTCTGACCGGATGCGCGATCGGCGAGATCCTCGGCATGGTGATCGGCACGTCGCTGGGCTGGGCCAACGTGCCCACCATGGTCCTGGCGATCGGGCTCGCGTTCCTCTTCGGCTACTCGTTCACCCTGTTCGCCGTCCTGCGGTCCGGCGTCGGCCTCAAGACCGCGATCAGGATCGCCCTCGCCGCGGACACGGTCTCGATCGCGGTGATGGAACTCGTGGACAACGCGATCATCGCGCTCACCCCGGGTGCGATGGACGCCCATCTGTCGGACGGTCTCTTCTGGTCCGCGCTCCTGGGCGGCTTCGCGGTCGCCTTCCTGATCACGACCCCGGTCAACAAGTGGATGATCGGCCGCGGCAGGGGGCACGCCGTGGTGCACGCCCACCACTGA
- a CDS encoding alpha/beta fold hydrolase, translating to MGRTVDADGVELWVEQRGEGPDVLLVAGLGDPAEAWQSQLDGFADRYRLTAFDNRGAGRSPLPDGPLSVAGMADDAAALLRALQVPAAHVAGFSGGSFIAQDLALRHPGLVRSLVLMSTMARPDPYFRTMTRFWNWMAERAPDERAMLEAFYLWVYTPRAHADGMVDRLVDEALAFEHPQSAEAFQRQLAAFAGHDTLDRLGGISAPALVLAGELDLATPPRLGRTVADRIPGAVFEVLPGEAHQPFQEVPEVFNARVGAFWREVEARDGGTAARRG from the coding sequence ATGGGCCGGACGGTCGACGCCGACGGCGTGGAACTCTGGGTGGAGCAGCGGGGCGAGGGACCCGACGTCCTGCTCGTCGCGGGGCTCGGGGACCCGGCCGAGGCGTGGCAGTCACAGCTCGACGGGTTCGCGGACCGCTACCGGCTCACCGCGTTCGACAACCGCGGCGCGGGCCGCAGTCCGCTGCCCGACGGCCCGCTCTCCGTGGCGGGGATGGCCGACGACGCGGCGGCGCTGCTGCGTGCGCTCCAGGTTCCGGCGGCGCACGTCGCGGGCTTCTCGGGCGGCAGTTTCATCGCCCAGGACCTGGCCCTGCGCCACCCGGGCCTGGTGCGCAGCCTCGTCCTCATGAGCACGATGGCCCGCCCGGACCCCTACTTCCGCACGATGACGCGCTTCTGGAACTGGATGGCCGAACGCGCCCCGGACGAACGGGCCATGCTGGAAGCGTTCTACCTGTGGGTCTACACACCGCGCGCCCACGCCGACGGCATGGTCGACCGCCTCGTCGACGAGGCGCTGGCCTTCGAGCATCCGCAGTCCGCCGAGGCCTTCCAGCGCCAGCTCGCGGCGTTCGCCGGGCACGACACCCTCGACCGCCTCGGCGGCATCAGCGCCCCGGCCCTGGTGCTCGCCGGTGAACTCGACCTCGCCACACCGCCACGCCTGGGCCGCACGGTCGCGGACCGCATCCCGGGCGCCGTGTTCGAGGTGCTGCCCGGGGAGGCGCATCAGCCGTTCCAGGAGGTGCCGGAGGTGTTCAACGCGCGGGTCGGCGCCTTCTGGAGGGAAGTGGAGGCGAGGGACGGGGGGACTGCGGCCCGGCGGGGCTGA
- a CDS encoding sigma-70 family RNA polymerase sigma factor, which yields MITPALPLPHDRSASADASITAWALAARGGDSAAVDHFVRALHRDVIRYVAHLCADPQAVDDLAQDTFLRALGSLHRFEGRSSARTWLLAIARRAVADSIRCTAVRPRPADLPDWEPAAELAQPRGLPGFDDGVALMELLAGLPDERREAFVLTQLLGLPYAEAAALSNCPVGTVRSRVARARATLLALLAAAEEPDPVLAAA from the coding sequence GTGATCACTCCTGCCCTGCCGCTTCCGCACGACAGATCGGCGTCGGCCGACGCGTCGATAACCGCCTGGGCGCTGGCCGCCCGCGGCGGCGACTCCGCGGCCGTCGACCACTTCGTGCGCGCCCTGCACCGTGACGTCATCCGGTACGTCGCCCATCTGTGCGCCGACCCGCAGGCGGTGGACGATCTGGCGCAGGATACGTTCCTGCGGGCGCTCGGCAGCCTGCACCGGTTCGAGGGCCGTTCCTCGGCGCGGACCTGGCTGCTGGCGATCGCCCGGCGCGCGGTGGCCGACAGCATCCGCTGCACCGCCGTACGCCCCCGCCCGGCCGACCTGCCGGACTGGGAACCGGCGGCCGAACTCGCCCAGCCGCGCGGTCTGCCCGGCTTCGACGACGGCGTGGCGCTGATGGAGCTGCTGGCCGGGCTGCCGGACGAACGCCGCGAGGCGTTCGTCCTCACACAGCTGCTCGGCCTGCCCTACGCGGAGGCCGCCGCGCTGAGCAACTGCCCCGTCGGCACGGTCCGTTCCCGCGTCGCCCGCGCCCGGGCGACACTCCTCGCCCTGCTCGCCGCGGCCGAGGAACCGGACCCCGTTCTCGCCGCGGCCTGA
- a CDS encoding nuclear transport factor 2 family protein has product MNREPDSEDTVRLARLAKGWAEAIVSNDPARIAGFMADEWVIVSDSGIDPKEKFLSLVESGALTHSAMDLRTDPRIRVYGDTAVVTGRVTNTAHFHGERHDTDEWTTDVFVRRQGRWLCVLSHITPAAPG; this is encoded by the coding sequence ATGAACCGAGAGCCCGATTCCGAAGACACCGTTCGGCTCGCCCGCCTGGCGAAGGGCTGGGCCGAGGCGATCGTCTCCAACGACCCCGCGCGGATCGCGGGCTTCATGGCGGACGAATGGGTCATCGTCTCCGATTCGGGGATCGACCCCAAGGAGAAGTTCCTCTCCCTCGTCGAGTCCGGCGCGCTCACCCACTCGGCGATGGACCTCAGGACCGATCCGCGGATCCGCGTCTACGGCGACACCGCCGTGGTGACCGGTCGGGTGACGAACACGGCCCACTTCCACGGCGAGCGCCACGACACCGACGAGTGGACGACGGACGTGTTCGTGCGGCGGCAGGGCCGCTGGCTGTGCGTGCTGAGCCACATCACACCGGCGGCCCCCGGCTGA
- a CDS encoding SDR family NAD(P)-dependent oxidoreductase: MTTQPVPPAQPTPPPPAAQAYLSELFSLEGRVAVVTGGSSGIGRAITGALARAGASVVVVARGEAGLTATVGELTAEGCRAAWVSADLSTREGVRTAAERAVEAFGEPGILVNSAGINLRPPMDELGEDVWDATMAVNLEAPFLLGQRFGPGMAERGYGRIIHISSQQAHRAFVQSGAYGASKGALEALARSQAEAWSPRGVTCNVLVPGFVMTPLNARLSSDPEKVAALAARTMIGRNGLAGDFAGAAVFLASAASAYVTGQSLFVDGGLSVH; this comes from the coding sequence ATGACGACACAGCCCGTTCCCCCGGCACAGCCGACTCCGCCGCCCCCGGCCGCACAGGCCTACCTTTCCGAACTGTTCTCCCTGGAGGGCCGGGTCGCGGTGGTCACGGGCGGCAGCTCCGGCATCGGGCGCGCCATCACCGGCGCCCTCGCGCGTGCCGGGGCGAGTGTGGTGGTCGTGGCCCGCGGCGAGGCCGGGCTGACGGCGACGGTCGGGGAACTGACGGCCGAGGGCTGCCGCGCCGCGTGGGTCAGCGCGGACCTGAGCACCCGCGAGGGCGTGCGGACGGCGGCGGAGCGCGCGGTCGAGGCCTTCGGGGAGCCCGGCATCCTCGTCAACAGCGCCGGGATCAACCTGCGTCCGCCGATGGACGAGCTGGGCGAGGACGTCTGGGACGCCACGATGGCCGTCAACCTGGAGGCCCCGTTCCTGCTGGGGCAGCGCTTCGGCCCCGGCATGGCGGAGCGCGGGTACGGACGGATCATCCACATCAGCTCGCAGCAGGCGCATCGGGCGTTCGTCCAGAGCGGCGCCTACGGTGCCTCCAAGGGCGCCCTGGAGGCACTGGCGCGCTCCCAGGCCGAGGCGTGGTCGCCGCGCGGCGTCACCTGCAACGTCCTCGTGCCGGGGTTCGTCATGACACCGCTCAACGCGCGGCTGTCGTCGGACCCGGAGAAGGTGGCCGCCCTCGCCGCCCGCACGATGATCGGGCGCAACGGCCTCGCCGGTGACTTCGCGGGCGCGGCGGTCTTCCTGGCGAGTGCCGCGTCCGCCTACGTCACCGGGCAGTCCCTCTTCGTCGACGGCGGACTGTCCGTCCACTGA
- a CDS encoding ABC transporter permease subunit, with product MNGAATALRALARSGAPALLWRTVLVACLVCGIGLLPWLSRTDPALTVLRARSADRDPDPETLRAIRDQLGLDDGPLMLLGRWLGGLLHGDAGTSWVSGGPVLPGLVPALGVSVLLMAGALAVAAATAAAVCARTLRLGARGRLADRRPGGTATAVLAALPEFLVASVLVSVIGVQLGWLPALGWYGPQWMVLPSLAVGLPAGAVLGRMLDDLLPGAFAEPWAVAAAARGVPPKSVARQAVRRCVPGLLPNLALFVVGLTGGSVAVEQIFDIPGIGRLTLHAALSQDLPVLQTGTLALVLLAATAGALARVTARLLIGPALRDGALQSLHRPRPPAPRTLPLLYAGLLVAVVGFGLPRDPIALDPLARLRAPSPEHPFGTDALGRDVLARVSHGALTTLGTALAVSAAALAVGLLLGLLPRLSGPLVDTLSAVPPVLAGLLVTGILGSGSWTPAFAVAVVAWSPLAAHTSALLRQERATTHLTATRALGAGRWYLLVRELLPAVAPPVARHSLLRLPGIALSLAALGFLGLGAQPPSPDWGLLLAENQPYAERAPWAVLFPAAVLALLGALAVTAAGGARLPRRRTRPAGPAGPPADRAAPVPPRRPGRPTSDLTSVSASPTEER from the coding sequence ATGAACGGTGCGGCCACCGCCCTGCGCGCCCTCGCGCGCAGCGGCGCCCCGGCTCTGCTGTGGCGGACCGTGCTCGTGGCCTGCCTGGTGTGCGGGATCGGCCTGCTGCCGTGGCTGTCGCGCACCGACCCCGCGCTGACCGTGCTCCGCGCCCGGTCGGCGGACCGCGACCCCGATCCGGAGACGCTGCGCGCCATCCGGGACCAACTGGGCCTCGACGACGGCCCGCTGATGCTGCTCGGCCGCTGGCTGGGCGGGCTGCTGCACGGGGACGCGGGCACGTCCTGGGTGTCCGGCGGCCCGGTGCTGCCGGGCCTCGTTCCGGCGCTCGGCGTGTCGGTGCTGCTGATGGCCGGGGCCCTGGCGGTCGCCGCCGCCACGGCCGCCGCCGTCTGCGCCCGTACGCTCCGGCTGGGCGCGCGGGGCAGGCTCGCCGACCGCCGTCCCGGCGGGACGGCGACGGCCGTGCTGGCTGCGCTGCCCGAGTTCCTCGTCGCCTCGGTACTGGTCTCGGTGATCGGTGTGCAGCTGGGATGGCTGCCCGCCCTGGGCTGGTACGGGCCGCAGTGGATGGTGCTGCCCTCGCTCGCCGTCGGCCTGCCCGCCGGAGCCGTCCTGGGGCGGATGCTCGACGACCTGCTGCCCGGCGCGTTCGCGGAGCCCTGGGCCGTGGCGGCCGCGGCACGCGGTGTCCCGCCGAAGTCGGTGGCGCGGCAGGCGGTGCGCCGCTGCGTGCCCGGACTCCTGCCCAATCTGGCGTTGTTCGTGGTCGGACTGACCGGAGGCTCGGTCGCCGTCGAGCAGATCTTCGACATCCCGGGCATCGGCCGGCTCACCCTGCACGCCGCCCTCTCCCAGGACCTGCCCGTCCTGCAGACCGGCACCCTCGCCCTCGTGCTGCTCGCGGCCACCGCCGGCGCTCTCGCCCGGGTCACCGCCCGGCTGCTGATCGGCCCGGCGCTGCGCGACGGCGCCCTGCAGTCCCTGCACCGGCCCCGGCCGCCCGCGCCCCGCACGCTCCCCCTGCTCTACGCGGGACTGCTGGTCGCCGTCGTCGGGTTCGGGCTGCCCCGCGACCCGATCGCCCTGGACCCGCTCGCCCGGCTGCGAGCCCCTTCGCCGGAGCACCCCTTCGGCACCGACGCGCTCGGACGGGACGTGCTCGCCCGGGTCTCCCACGGTGCCCTGACCACCCTCGGCACCGCCCTGGCGGTGAGCGCCGCCGCCCTCGCCGTCGGGCTGCTGCTGGGGCTGCTGCCGAGGCTGTCCGGGCCGCTGGTCGACACCCTCAGTGCCGTACCGCCCGTACTGGCCGGGCTCCTCGTCACCGGCATCCTGGGCAGCGGGTCCTGGACACCCGCGTTCGCCGTGGCCGTGGTGGCCTGGTCCCCGCTGGCCGCGCACACCTCCGCCCTGCTGCGGCAGGAACGCGCGACCACCCATCTGACGGCCACCCGGGCGCTGGGGGCCGGCCGCTGGTACCTGCTCGTGCGCGAACTGCTCCCCGCCGTCGCGCCCCCGGTCGCCCGGCACTCCCTGCTCCGGCTCCCGGGCATCGCACTGAGCCTGGCCGCACTCGGCTTCCTCGGCCTGGGCGCCCAGCCGCCGTCCCCCGACTGGGGCCTGCTGCTCGCCGAGAACCAGCCGTACGCCGAGCGCGCCCCGTGGGCCGTCCTCTTCCCCGCCGCCGTACTCGCCCTGCTCGGGGCGCTCGCGGTGACGGCCGCGGGCGGCGCACGGCTGCCCCGGCGGCGCACACGGCCCGCCGGCCCGGCCGGACCGCCCGCCGACCGGGCCGCCCCGGTCCCGCCGCGGCGGCCGGGGCGCCCCACCTCCGACCTGACGTCCGTGTCCGCCTCACCAACGGAAGAACGATGA
- a CDS encoding GNAT family N-acetyltransferase: MHEYCIREAAEADIDGARAVMLDAVYRDFGTGYVPHWHADIIDPVPFYVTPPRHTLLVAVDERDGTVAATAALDARGPAHPPNPHWLAERFPSGETAQLRRVYVRPEHRRRGLARQLVDGLLEFARADGGYRSVYLHTYPHSPGALGPWKALGKAVCDEREDVPGGGSGVVHFEIPLT, from the coding sequence ATGCACGAGTACTGCATCAGGGAAGCCGCGGAGGCCGACATCGACGGGGCCCGGGCGGTGATGCTCGACGCCGTGTACCGCGACTTCGGTACCGGGTACGTGCCGCACTGGCACGCCGACATCATCGACCCGGTGCCGTTCTACGTCACACCACCCCGGCACACCCTCCTGGTCGCCGTCGACGAGCGGGACGGAACGGTGGCGGCCACCGCGGCCCTGGACGCTCGCGGCCCGGCGCACCCGCCGAACCCTCATTGGCTGGCCGAGCGGTTCCCCTCGGGCGAGACGGCGCAGTTGCGGCGGGTGTACGTACGCCCCGAGCACCGGCGGCGCGGCCTGGCCCGGCAACTCGTGGACGGCCTGCTGGAGTTCGCCCGCGCCGACGGCGGATACCGGTCCGTGTACCTGCACACGTACCCGCACTCCCCCGGCGCTCTGGGCCCGTGGAAGGCGCTGGGCAAGGCGGTGTGCGACGAGCGGGAGGACGTGCCCGGCGGGGGCAGCGGGGTGGTTCACTTCGAGATACCGCTCACTTGA
- a CDS encoding ABC transporter substrate-binding protein, producing MRTSRRLTAGLFVLPLLSGCFASSGDDSSASADGAAGGARLRVALPFAPTENYSPYGQDAMLLSRLGVTEGLTRLDANGTAVPALAESWSSENGGRSWVFTLRDATFQDGGVVTAEAVADALTAAGKADPAPSALSGVKLTATAEDDERVRVVTAEPDPVLPLRLSNPSLAVFAPKAYDKKGTVNVVGTATGPFALTRIDGDTAATLDRFDDYWGGRAQASGVTARFVSDGTARANALRTGQVDIAESLPVAQVASLDEDDVHEVNTARNTGLYLNTRSGAFTDAGLRAAAREAIDTSVIAKGAYEGYAVPAQGLFGPALTWAAGKRVEPAGRARATRPDGESITLAAYSDRPELPETAQVLQQQLRKAGFKVKLEVRTYARLEGDLLDGKFDAAVFSRNMMLDTGDPVTVLASDYTCDGSNNLSFLCDKSVDRMVAAAQAESGTAERQDAAMKAEAAVLGTDSVIPLVHLKLVAGIATDVRGALPDPYERTLIGTGTRR from the coding sequence ATGAGAACCTCCCGCCGGCTCACAGCCGGGCTGTTCGTGCTCCCCTTGCTCTCCGGTTGTTTCGCCTCCTCCGGTGACGACTCCTCCGCCTCCGCCGACGGTGCCGCCGGCGGTGCACGCCTGCGTGTGGCCCTCCCCTTCGCCCCGACCGAGAACTACTCGCCGTACGGCCAGGACGCGATGCTCCTGTCCCGGCTCGGTGTCACCGAGGGGCTGACCAGGCTGGACGCCAACGGCACGGCGGTACCGGCACTGGCCGAGTCGTGGAGCAGTGAGAACGGCGGCAGGAGCTGGGTGTTCACGCTGCGGGACGCGACGTTCCAGGACGGCGGGGTCGTCACCGCCGAGGCCGTCGCCGACGCCCTCACGGCCGCCGGGAAGGCCGACCCGGCACCGTCCGCACTCTCCGGCGTGAAGCTGACCGCCACGGCCGAGGACGACGAACGCGTCCGGGTCGTCACCGCCGAACCCGACCCCGTCCTGCCGCTGCGGCTGTCGAACCCGTCCCTCGCGGTGTTCGCGCCCAAGGCGTACGACAAGAAGGGCACGGTGAACGTCGTCGGCACCGCCACCGGCCCCTTCGCGCTCACCAGGATCGACGGCGACACCGCCGCCACGCTGGACCGTTTCGACGACTACTGGGGCGGCCGGGCCCAGGCGTCCGGCGTCACCGCCAGGTTCGTCTCCGACGGCACCGCCCGCGCCAACGCCCTGCGCACCGGTCAGGTCGACATCGCCGAGTCCCTGCCCGTCGCCCAGGTCGCCTCCCTCGACGAGGACGACGTCCACGAGGTCAACACCGCCCGCAACACCGGCCTTTACCTCAACACCAGGTCCGGCGCCTTCACCGACGCGGGGCTACGGGCGGCCGCACGGGAGGCGATCGACACCTCGGTCATCGCCAAGGGCGCCTACGAGGGGTACGCCGTCCCCGCGCAGGGCCTGTTCGGTCCGGCCCTGACCTGGGCGGCCGGCAAGCGCGTCGAACCGGCCGGGCGGGCGCGCGCGACCCGCCCCGACGGCGAGAGCATCACCCTCGCCGCCTACAGCGACCGGCCCGAACTGCCGGAGACCGCCCAGGTGCTCCAGCAGCAGCTGCGGAAGGCGGGGTTCAAGGTGAAGCTGGAGGTCCGCACGTACGCGCGGCTCGAAGGCGACCTGCTGGACGGCAAGTTCGACGCGGCGGTCTTCTCCCGCAACATGATGCTGGACACCGGCGACCCGGTCACCGTCCTCGCGAGCGACTACACCTGCGACGGCTCCAACAACCTGTCGTTCCTGTGCGACAAGAGCGTGGACAGGATGGTCGCCGCCGCGCAGGCCGAGTCCGGAACCGCCGAGCGGCAGGACGCCGCCATGAAGGCGGAGGCGGCGGTCCTCGGCACCGACTCGGTGATCCCGCTGGTCCATCTGAAGCTCGTCGCGGGCATCGCGACGGACGTGCGGGGCGCGCTGCCCGATCCGTACGAGCGCACCCTCATAGGTACGGGGACCCGGCGCTGA
- a CDS encoding winged helix DNA-binding domain-containing protein — MDITAQELNRATLGRQLLLGREVMEAGEAVRRVVALQAQHAASPYVALWNRLAGFAPAELDAAFAERAVVKATLMRITLHAVHADDHRVFREAMQQTLYASRLGYRFAAAGLTAADGEALVPGLLDFADRPRTAAEVQDWLAERVGEEKKAGAWWGLKAYAPLLHVPTGGPWSFGARSSFVAARTGPVPEGRETVAEALRHLVLRCLAGFGPASVADVAQFAMVPRAPVRRALLALDDRVEQLRGPDGTVLYDVPGASRPPADTPAPPRLMAMWDSVLLAHADRSRVIPPAYRRLVIRVNGDVLPTLLVDGRVAGVWRAVDGGVEATAFHELPGAVWDGLAAEAASLTALLAGRDPEVYRRYHHWWPKLPDGRVRLLKG, encoded by the coding sequence GTGGACATCACCGCGCAGGAGCTCAATCGGGCCACTCTCGGGCGCCAGTTGCTGCTGGGGCGGGAGGTGATGGAGGCCGGGGAGGCGGTGCGGCGTGTGGTGGCGCTGCAGGCGCAGCATGCCGCTTCGCCGTACGTGGCGTTGTGGAACCGGCTGGCCGGGTTCGCGCCGGCCGAGCTGGACGCGGCGTTCGCGGAGCGCGCGGTGGTCAAGGCGACCCTGATGCGGATCACGTTGCACGCGGTCCACGCGGACGACCACCGGGTGTTCCGCGAGGCGATGCAGCAGACGCTGTACGCCTCACGGCTCGGGTACCGCTTCGCCGCCGCCGGGCTCACGGCGGCCGACGGCGAGGCGCTCGTCCCCGGGTTGCTGGACTTCGCGGACCGGCCCCGGACGGCCGCCGAGGTGCAGGACTGGCTGGCGGAGCGGGTCGGCGAGGAGAAGAAGGCCGGCGCGTGGTGGGGACTCAAGGCGTACGCGCCGCTGCTCCACGTCCCGACCGGCGGACCGTGGTCGTTCGGCGCCCGGTCGTCGTTCGTCGCGGCGCGGACCGGCCCGGTCCCCGAAGGGCGCGAGACGGTGGCGGAGGCGCTGCGCCACCTCGTCCTGCGCTGTCTGGCGGGCTTCGGGCCCGCCTCCGTGGCGGACGTCGCGCAGTTCGCCATGGTGCCGCGGGCCCCTGTACGCCGTGCACTGCTCGCCCTGGACGACAGGGTGGAGCAGCTCCGGGGGCCCGACGGGACCGTCCTGTACGACGTACCGGGTGCCTCGCGCCCGCCGGCGGACACGCCGGCGCCGCCCCGGCTCATGGCCATGTGGGACAGCGTCCTGCTGGCCCACGCCGACCGCAGCCGCGTGATTCCCCCGGCGTACCGCCGTCTGGTGATCCGGGTGAACGGCGACGTGCTGCCCACGCTGCTGGTGGACGGCCGGGTCGCCGGTGTGTGGCGCGCGGTCGACGGCGGTGTCGAGGCCACGGCGTTCCACGAGCTGCCGGGCGCCGTGTGGGACGGGCTCGCCGCGGAGGCCGCGTCGCTGACGGCGCTGCTGGCCGGCCGCGACCCCGAGGTCTACCGCCGCTACCACCACTGGTGGCCGAAACTCCCCGACGGCCGGGTTCGCCTGCTCAAGGGCTGA
- a CDS encoding VOC family protein, whose amino-acid sequence MITTEYVPGSPCWLDLGAPDVPAAAAFYGAVLGWDYESMGESEDFEGGMFKKDGKIVAGLGKLTEEGARSAWMLYYCVSDADATTQAVQQAGGTVRVAPMDLDDWGRMAQYSDPLGGQFAVWQPGTNKGLELVDQPGSLSWTELYTSDAAGAREFYGALFDWRFSDMPLPGGAGTYTLITPSGLPEDRMHGGLMQLRKEDLAATGGRPYWHPVFAVEDCDAAVAEVSGNGGSVQMGPEDMEGVGRLAVCLDPAGADFVVLTPSVS is encoded by the coding sequence ATGATCACGACGGAGTACGTCCCCGGTTCCCCCTGCTGGCTCGACCTGGGCGCTCCGGACGTCCCGGCCGCCGCAGCCTTCTACGGCGCCGTCCTCGGGTGGGACTACGAGTCCATGGGCGAGAGCGAGGACTTCGAGGGCGGGATGTTCAAGAAGGACGGCAAGATCGTCGCCGGGCTCGGCAAGCTCACCGAGGAGGGCGCGCGATCGGCCTGGATGCTCTACTACTGCGTCTCCGACGCGGACGCCACGACGCAGGCCGTGCAACAGGCGGGCGGCACCGTGCGGGTCGCCCCGATGGACCTCGACGACTGGGGCCGGATGGCGCAGTACAGCGACCCGCTGGGCGGCCAGTTCGCCGTCTGGCAGCCGGGCACGAACAAGGGCCTGGAGCTGGTCGACCAGCCGGGCTCGCTGTCGTGGACCGAGCTGTACACGAGTGACGCCGCGGGTGCGCGGGAGTTCTACGGCGCCCTCTTCGACTGGCGGTTCAGCGACATGCCGCTGCCGGGCGGCGCCGGCACGTACACCCTGATCACCCCCTCCGGGCTCCCCGAGGACCGGATGCACGGCGGGCTGATGCAGCTCCGCAAGGAGGACCTGGCCGCGACGGGCGGGCGGCCGTACTGGCACCCGGTCTTCGCCGTCGAGGACTGCGACGCCGCGGTGGCCGAGGTCAGCGGGAACGGCGGCAGCGTACAGATGGGCCCGGAGGACATGGAGGGCGTCGGCCGCCTCGCCGTCTGCCTCGACCCGGCCGGCGCCGACTTCGTGGTGCTCACCCCGTCCGTGAGCTGA
- a CDS encoding MDR family MFS transporter — MTDLMSRVLSRRTARTSDAAAPERPRESTWRLCRELSPLLRLLILTQLAFNIGFFAVLPFLAEHLGTAIGMAGWLVGFVLGLRTFSQQGLFVVGGWLVDRYGVRPVVLAGCVLRVAGFAWLGFAESSWTVIGAVLVIGFAAALFSPAVESEVARQAVAWEEDGHGPRTRVLALFSVAGQAGAFVGPLLGALLLAVDFRTACLAGAAVFVLVLAGHLWLMPQHIPGRVRVRERGGARILLRNRRFLALCCAYGTYLLAYNQLYLALPDEVQRAAGSQAPLSWLFALSSVLVVFTQLPVTRWAGDRLDLHRSMTAGLLLIASGFAVVAAARPTGWTGATGLLPAAGFVILLTVGQMLVVPAARAWVPDLAEEGRLGLYMGALSSVSGLIVLAGSAATGFLLDLGLPAAVPWLVLAAVPALAVAVLPRREKGAGTAA; from the coding sequence ATGACCGACCTCATGTCCCGTGTGCTGTCCCGCCGGACCGCCCGAACCTCCGACGCCGCCGCACCCGAGCGACCGCGGGAGAGCACCTGGCGGCTCTGCAGGGAGCTGTCGCCGCTGCTGCGGCTGCTGATCCTCACCCAGCTCGCCTTCAACATCGGCTTCTTCGCCGTCCTGCCGTTCCTCGCCGAGCACCTCGGCACGGCGATCGGCATGGCGGGGTGGCTGGTCGGGTTCGTGCTCGGGCTGCGCACCTTCAGCCAGCAGGGGCTGTTCGTGGTCGGCGGCTGGCTCGTCGACCGGTACGGCGTGCGCCCCGTCGTCCTGGCCGGCTGCGTGCTGCGGGTCGCCGGGTTCGCCTGGCTGGGCTTCGCGGAGTCGAGCTGGACGGTGATCGGGGCGGTGCTGGTGATCGGTTTCGCCGCGGCGCTGTTCTCCCCGGCCGTGGAGTCGGAGGTGGCCCGCCAGGCGGTGGCCTGGGAGGAGGACGGGCACGGCCCGCGCACCCGTGTCCTCGCCCTGTTCAGCGTGGCGGGCCAGGCCGGTGCGTTCGTCGGGCCGCTGCTCGGCGCGCTGCTGCTCGCCGTCGACTTCCGCACCGCGTGTCTCGCCGGTGCCGCGGTCTTCGTGCTCGTCCTCGCCGGGCACCTGTGGCTGATGCCGCAGCACATCCCCGGCCGGGTCCGCGTCCGGGAGCGGGGCGGGGCCCGGATCCTGCTGCGCAACCGCCGCTTCCTCGCCCTGTGCTGCGCCTACGGCACCTATCTGCTCGCCTACAACCAGCTGTACCTCGCCCTGCCGGACGAGGTGCAGCGCGCGGCGGGCTCCCAGGCGCCGTTGTCCTGGCTCTTCGCGCTGTCCTCGGTGCTGGTGGTGTTCACCCAGCTGCCGGTGACCCGCTGGGCGGGCGACCGGCTCGATCTGCACCGCTCCATGACCGCGGGGCTGCTGCTGATCGCGTCCGGTTTCGCGGTGGTGGCCGCGGCCCGGCCGACGGGCTGGACGGGGGCGACCGGACTGCTTCCGGCCGCCGGCTTCGTGATCTTGCTCACCGTGGGGCAGATGCTGGTCGTGCCCGCCGCCCGTGCCTGGGTGCCCGACCTCGCCGAGGAGGGCAGGCTCGGGCTGTACATGGGGGCGCTGTCGTCCGTCTCCGGGCTGATCGTCCTGGCCGGCAGCGCGGCCACCGGCTTCCTGCTCGACCTGGGCCTGCCGGCCGCCGTGCCGTGGCTGGTCCTCGCGGCCGTGCCGGCCCTGGCGGTGGCCGTACTGCCGCGGCGTGAGAAGGGGGCGGGCACGGCGGCCTGA